The Quercus robur chromosome 7, dhQueRobu3.1, whole genome shotgun sequence genome has a segment encoding these proteins:
- the LOC126692616 gene encoding receptor-like protein 15 isoform X1 yields the protein MEFSLVKSLLWTSLLFIQIHEYRGCVEEERVGLLELKVLLTSNINNADYILSSWVNETRSECCGWERVTCDDATGHVIELSLYDLNQKENIFMPDETWLLNVSLLLPFKELRSLDLSQNQIGSLGNQESNCLSKLGKLTHLNLGSNSFDKAILRFLSALPALKSLDLSSNINMEGPLSSNELVNLSNLEVLILRGNHLDGSLPFKDMANFSSLEILDLSGNVFTGSIPPYIGALSSLKAISLSDMKLNGTLPIQELCTLKKLEEFDLGGNNFEGILPPCLANLTSLRLLDISHNRFNGNLSSSLIANSTSLEYIDLSYNLFEGLFSFSLFANLSKLKVIQILSDNNKLDIEIENSNWDPMFQLQVLVLSNCNLNKPTSTIPKFLFYQHELEVVALSHSKLKGNFPIWLLKNNTRLKLLNLRNNYLDGQFHLPLDNCKNLTWLDVSSNHLDGQLQENIGKVITNLEYLNLSQNNFEGNLPSSIGDISNLQRLDLTFNNFSGQVPMELVTNCTSLIILRLSNNNFHGEFFSKHFSQSFFSLELNNNHFTGTLPKAPLSFVILDISNNHMLGIIPLWMGNDTVTLLGIIDLSNNFFEGQLPCELGSFETINLSHNLLSGLLPSCLNLQNVKHLILRGNNLTGISLPKVVLNSLSLLTLDIRDNRFFGSIPEEIDRLSNLRVLLLSGNHFSGMIPKKLCQLEKIGIMDLSRNSFSGTIPYCFRKITFGQIVASEFVYIYGGSFSAFGFSLPYKSLLNNDHQIQGTEFGFKKQVEIDFLTKYRSNLYMGLILDIMSALDLSINQLIGGIPLELGQLSSIHSLNLSYNQLTGPIPKTFSNLTQLESLDLSYNNLSGEIPSTLIALNFLEVFNVTHNNLSGKVPDFKAQFGTFDKNCYEGNPFLCGPPLEEHCTMLDESPSSPRQYSNASDGKWYEVDPIVFYTSLSVSYIIFFLGVVSVLYINPHWQQRGFNLVEDCMYWCYFFAVNTLKGLSSCMCH from the exons ATGGAATTTTCTTTGGTGAAGTCTTTGCTATGGACTTCACTACTTTTTATTCAAATTCATGAGTACAGAGGTTGTGTTGAGGAAGAGAGGGTGGGTCTGCTAGAATTGAAGGTTCTTTTGACATCTAATATAAATAATGCCGACTACATTTTATCTTCATGGGTTAATGAGACAAGGAGTGAGTGTTGTGGTTGGGAGCGAGTCACATGTGACGATGCCACAGGTCATGTGATCGAACTCTCCCTCTATGatttaaaccaaaaagaaaatatttttatgccaGATGAGACTTGGTTACTAAATGTGTCCTTGTTGCTACCCTTCAAAGAACTGAGAAGTCTTGATttatctcaaaatcaaattggcAGCCTAGGAAATCAAG aatccAATTGTTTGTCTAAATTGGGCAAGTTGACACACTTAAATTTAGGTTCGAATTCCTTTGATAAGGCAATTTTAAGATTCTTAAGTGCCCTCCCAGCTCTTAAATCTCTAGACCTAAGTTCCAATATTAACATGGAAGGGCCTCTTTCTAGCAACG AACTGGTTAATCTAAGCAACTTGGAGGtcctcatcttgagaggaaatcaTCTTGATGGAAGCCTACCATTCAAGG ATATGGCAAACTTTAGCAGTTTGGAGATTTTAGATTTGAGTGGAAATGTTTTTACTGGAAGTATCCCTCCATATATTGGAGCATTATCTTCTCTCAAGGCTATATCATTAAGTGATATGAAACTTAATGGAACTTTACCCATTCAAG AATTGTGTACACTGAAGAAACTTGAAGAGTTTGATCTTGGTGGTAATAACTTTGAAGGAATCCTTCCTCCGTGCTTAGCCAATTTGACATCTCTTAGGTTGTTAGATATATCTCACAACCGGTTCAATGGAAACCTGTCATCATCTTTAATAGCCAACTCGACATCCCTTGAGTACATTGATCTGAGTTATAATCTTTTTGAAGGTTTATTCTCCTTCAGCTTATTTGCTAATCTGTCCAAGCTTAAGGTGATTCAAATTTTGAGTGACAACAACAAACTTGACATAGAGATTGAGAATTCCAATTGGGACCCTATGTTTCAATTACAGGTCCTAGTATTGTCTAATTGTAATCTAAACAAGCCCACTAGTACCATCCCTAAGTTTCTCTTTTACCAGCATGAATTGGAAGTAGTGGCTCTCTCTCACAGCAAGTTGAAAGGAAACTTCCCCATTTGGTTACTAAAAAACAATACTAGACTAAAACTGCTAAATCTTCGGAATAATTATTTGGATGGTCAATTTCATTTGCCTCTAGATAATTGCAAGAATCTTACTTGGTTGGATGTCTCAAGCAATCACTTAGATGGGCAACTTCAAGAAAATATCGGCAAGGTTATTACAAACTTAGAATATCTAAATTTAtcccaaaataattttgaaggTAATCTTCCATCCTCCATTGGTGACATAAGTAATTTGCAGAGATTGGATTTGACCTTCAATAATTTTTCTGGACAGGTACCAATGGAATTGGTTACCAATTGCACTTCATTGATAATTTTGAGGTTATCTAATAATAACTTTCATGGTGAATTTTTCTCAAAGCACTTCAGCCAATCCTTTTTTTCATTAGAATTAAACAATAATCATTTCACAGGTACTCTTCCAAAGGCACCCTTAAGCTTTGTTATCCTTGATATTAGCAACAACCACATGTTAGGTATAATCCCCTTATGGATGGGAAATGATACTGTGACATTATTGGGGATTATTGACCTTAGTAACAACTTTTTCGAAGGTCAACTTCCATGTGAACTAGGTTCATTTGAAACGATAAACCTTTCCCATAATTTGCTTTCAGGGTTGTTACCTTCTTGCTTGAATCTACAGAATGTAAAGCATCTAATTTTACGAGGGAACAATCTCACAGGAATATCATTACCGAAAGTTGTTCTCAATTCATTATCTCTTTTAACATTGGACATTAGAGATAACAGATTTTTTGGGAGCATCCCTGAAGAGATTGATAGACTATCCAACTTAAGAGTACTTCTGTTGAGTGGCAACCATTTTAGTGGTATGATTCCAAAGAAGCTGTGTCAGTTAGAGAAGATAGGCATAATGGATCTTTCCAGGAACTCTTTTTCTGGGACAATACCATACTGCTTTCGCAAAATAACTTTTGGGCAGATAGTTGCTAGTGAATTTGTTTACATATATGGTGGTTCTTTTTCCGCCTTTGGTTTTTCCCTCCCATATAAATCACTTCTAAACAACGATCATCAAATTCAAGGAACAGAGTTTGGgttcaagaaacaagtggaGATTGACTTTTTGACGAAGTATAGGTCAAACTTGTACATGGGTCTCATCCTTGATATAATGTCTGCATTGGATTTGTCAATCAACCAGCTAATAGGTGGAATCCCACTAGAGCTAGGACAACTATCTTCAATTCATTCACTAAACTTGTCTTACAATCAATTGACAGGTCCTATTCCGAAAACATTCTCAAATTTGACTCAGTTGGAGAGCTTAGACCTTTCTTACAACAATTTGAGTGGGGAAATTCCTTCAACGTTGATTGCTTTGAACTTTCTGGAAGTTTTCAATGTGACTCACAACAATTTATCAGGTAAAGTTCCAGACTTTAAAGCACAATTTGGAACATTTGACAAGAACTGCTATGAAGGAAATCCATTTCTTTGTGGTCCACCACTAGAGGAACATTGCACCATGTTAGATGAATCACCTTCATCACCAAGACAATATTCAAATGCAAGCGACGGAAAATGGTATGAAGTGGATCCTATTGTCTTCTATACAAGTCTATCTGtatcttatattattttctttttgggtgtAGTTAGTGTTCTTTATATTAATCCTCACTGGCAGCAACGAGGCTTCAACCTGGTTGAGGATTGTATGTACTGGTGTTATTTTTTTGCTGTAAACACCCTAAAAGGGCTGTCGAGCTGTATGTGTCATTAG
- the LOC126692616 gene encoding receptor-like protein 15 isoform X2 — protein sequence MEFSLVKSLLWTSLLFIQIHEYRGCVEEERVGLLELKVLLTSNINNADYILSSWVNETRSECCGWERVTCDDATGHVIELSLYDLNQKENIFMPDETWLLNVSLLLPFKELRSLDLSQNQIGSLGNQELVNLSNLEVLILRGNHLDGSLPFKDMANFSSLEILDLSGNVFTGSIPPYIGALSSLKAISLSDMKLNGTLPIQELCTLKKLEEFDLGGNNFEGILPPCLANLTSLRLLDISHNRFNGNLSSSLIANSTSLEYIDLSYNLFEGLFSFSLFANLSKLKVIQILSDNNKLDIEIENSNWDPMFQLQVLVLSNCNLNKPTSTIPKFLFYQHELEVVALSHSKLKGNFPIWLLKNNTRLKLLNLRNNYLDGQFHLPLDNCKNLTWLDVSSNHLDGQLQENIGKVITNLEYLNLSQNNFEGNLPSSIGDISNLQRLDLTFNNFSGQVPMELVTNCTSLIILRLSNNNFHGEFFSKHFSQSFFSLELNNNHFTGTLPKAPLSFVILDISNNHMLGIIPLWMGNDTVTLLGIIDLSNNFFEGQLPCELGSFETINLSHNLLSGLLPSCLNLQNVKHLILRGNNLTGISLPKVVLNSLSLLTLDIRDNRFFGSIPEEIDRLSNLRVLLLSGNHFSGMIPKKLCQLEKIGIMDLSRNSFSGTIPYCFRKITFGQIVASEFVYIYGGSFSAFGFSLPYKSLLNNDHQIQGTEFGFKKQVEIDFLTKYRSNLYMGLILDIMSALDLSINQLIGGIPLELGQLSSIHSLNLSYNQLTGPIPKTFSNLTQLESLDLSYNNLSGEIPSTLIALNFLEVFNVTHNNLSGKVPDFKAQFGTFDKNCYEGNPFLCGPPLEEHCTMLDESPSSPRQYSNASDGKWYEVDPIVFYTSLSVSYIIFFLGVVSVLYINPHWQQRGFNLVEDCMYWCYFFAVNTLKGLSSCMCH from the exons ATGGAATTTTCTTTGGTGAAGTCTTTGCTATGGACTTCACTACTTTTTATTCAAATTCATGAGTACAGAGGTTGTGTTGAGGAAGAGAGGGTGGGTCTGCTAGAATTGAAGGTTCTTTTGACATCTAATATAAATAATGCCGACTACATTTTATCTTCATGGGTTAATGAGACAAGGAGTGAGTGTTGTGGTTGGGAGCGAGTCACATGTGACGATGCCACAGGTCATGTGATCGAACTCTCCCTCTATGatttaaaccaaaaagaaaatatttttatgccaGATGAGACTTGGTTACTAAATGTGTCCTTGTTGCTACCCTTCAAAGAACTGAGAAGTCTTGATttatctcaaaatcaaattggcAGCCTAGGAAATCAAG AACTGGTTAATCTAAGCAACTTGGAGGtcctcatcttgagaggaaatcaTCTTGATGGAAGCCTACCATTCAAGG ATATGGCAAACTTTAGCAGTTTGGAGATTTTAGATTTGAGTGGAAATGTTTTTACTGGAAGTATCCCTCCATATATTGGAGCATTATCTTCTCTCAAGGCTATATCATTAAGTGATATGAAACTTAATGGAACTTTACCCATTCAAG AATTGTGTACACTGAAGAAACTTGAAGAGTTTGATCTTGGTGGTAATAACTTTGAAGGAATCCTTCCTCCGTGCTTAGCCAATTTGACATCTCTTAGGTTGTTAGATATATCTCACAACCGGTTCAATGGAAACCTGTCATCATCTTTAATAGCCAACTCGACATCCCTTGAGTACATTGATCTGAGTTATAATCTTTTTGAAGGTTTATTCTCCTTCAGCTTATTTGCTAATCTGTCCAAGCTTAAGGTGATTCAAATTTTGAGTGACAACAACAAACTTGACATAGAGATTGAGAATTCCAATTGGGACCCTATGTTTCAATTACAGGTCCTAGTATTGTCTAATTGTAATCTAAACAAGCCCACTAGTACCATCCCTAAGTTTCTCTTTTACCAGCATGAATTGGAAGTAGTGGCTCTCTCTCACAGCAAGTTGAAAGGAAACTTCCCCATTTGGTTACTAAAAAACAATACTAGACTAAAACTGCTAAATCTTCGGAATAATTATTTGGATGGTCAATTTCATTTGCCTCTAGATAATTGCAAGAATCTTACTTGGTTGGATGTCTCAAGCAATCACTTAGATGGGCAACTTCAAGAAAATATCGGCAAGGTTATTACAAACTTAGAATATCTAAATTTAtcccaaaataattttgaaggTAATCTTCCATCCTCCATTGGTGACATAAGTAATTTGCAGAGATTGGATTTGACCTTCAATAATTTTTCTGGACAGGTACCAATGGAATTGGTTACCAATTGCACTTCATTGATAATTTTGAGGTTATCTAATAATAACTTTCATGGTGAATTTTTCTCAAAGCACTTCAGCCAATCCTTTTTTTCATTAGAATTAAACAATAATCATTTCACAGGTACTCTTCCAAAGGCACCCTTAAGCTTTGTTATCCTTGATATTAGCAACAACCACATGTTAGGTATAATCCCCTTATGGATGGGAAATGATACTGTGACATTATTGGGGATTATTGACCTTAGTAACAACTTTTTCGAAGGTCAACTTCCATGTGAACTAGGTTCATTTGAAACGATAAACCTTTCCCATAATTTGCTTTCAGGGTTGTTACCTTCTTGCTTGAATCTACAGAATGTAAAGCATCTAATTTTACGAGGGAACAATCTCACAGGAATATCATTACCGAAAGTTGTTCTCAATTCATTATCTCTTTTAACATTGGACATTAGAGATAACAGATTTTTTGGGAGCATCCCTGAAGAGATTGATAGACTATCCAACTTAAGAGTACTTCTGTTGAGTGGCAACCATTTTAGTGGTATGATTCCAAAGAAGCTGTGTCAGTTAGAGAAGATAGGCATAATGGATCTTTCCAGGAACTCTTTTTCTGGGACAATACCATACTGCTTTCGCAAAATAACTTTTGGGCAGATAGTTGCTAGTGAATTTGTTTACATATATGGTGGTTCTTTTTCCGCCTTTGGTTTTTCCCTCCCATATAAATCACTTCTAAACAACGATCATCAAATTCAAGGAACAGAGTTTGGgttcaagaaacaagtggaGATTGACTTTTTGACGAAGTATAGGTCAAACTTGTACATGGGTCTCATCCTTGATATAATGTCTGCATTGGATTTGTCAATCAACCAGCTAATAGGTGGAATCCCACTAGAGCTAGGACAACTATCTTCAATTCATTCACTAAACTTGTCTTACAATCAATTGACAGGTCCTATTCCGAAAACATTCTCAAATTTGACTCAGTTGGAGAGCTTAGACCTTTCTTACAACAATTTGAGTGGGGAAATTCCTTCAACGTTGATTGCTTTGAACTTTCTGGAAGTTTTCAATGTGACTCACAACAATTTATCAGGTAAAGTTCCAGACTTTAAAGCACAATTTGGAACATTTGACAAGAACTGCTATGAAGGAAATCCATTTCTTTGTGGTCCACCACTAGAGGAACATTGCACCATGTTAGATGAATCACCTTCATCACCAAGACAATATTCAAATGCAAGCGACGGAAAATGGTATGAAGTGGATCCTATTGTCTTCTATACAAGTCTATCTGtatcttatattattttctttttgggtgtAGTTAGTGTTCTTTATATTAATCCTCACTGGCAGCAACGAGGCTTCAACCTGGTTGAGGATTGTATGTACTGGTGTTATTTTTTTGCTGTAAACACCCTAAAAGGGCTGTCGAGCTGTATGTGTCATTAG